In the Fibrobacter sp. UWR4 genome, one interval contains:
- a CDS encoding serine/threonine-protein kinase → MAESKSEKPSKIGGYKPTQELGHGAMGNLWLCHDPSMDRMVVVKQMQDDLEQNEGNVRRFLQEAYILAHLNHPAIIAPHALWKEKDGKYSISMEFVHGKTLREILDKCPTPPLWVVLTVIYEVLSALGHAHRSGIVHRDLKPSNIMIDRDGRVRLLDFGIAHNDKAIKLLKDDSTDLRITGENVIIGTVTYMSPEQTMGAEASPSSDLFSVGIIASEMLLGENVFRGANFRETAQRIQRLRVTTKAFPKDKVPPELAKFIVKLLSKKPKDRPLTANDAAEKLSSMMKELPRDLSPYMGMWLSAVKHSEDGNINENDYSTPPLYQDSQVLPLLKGFGLGALFAAIAYAIVTHIM, encoded by the coding sequence TTGGCGGAAAGTAAAAGCGAAAAGCCTTCCAAGATTGGCGGGTACAAGCCCACCCAGGAATTGGGACACGGAGCCATGGGGAACCTATGGCTGTGTCACGACCCCTCCATGGACCGCATGGTGGTGGTCAAGCAGATGCAAGACGATCTGGAACAGAACGAAGGAAACGTCCGTCGATTCCTTCAGGAAGCCTACATCCTGGCACACTTGAACCATCCTGCCATTATTGCCCCCCATGCCCTCTGGAAAGAAAAGGACGGCAAGTATTCCATCTCCATGGAATTCGTCCACGGGAAGACCCTACGCGAAATTCTGGACAAGTGCCCTACCCCGCCTCTGTGGGTTGTGCTTACCGTCATTTATGAGGTGCTGAGTGCATTGGGCCACGCCCATCGCAGTGGAATCGTCCACCGAGACCTGAAACCGTCCAACATCATGATCGACAGGGATGGTCGCGTACGCCTGCTGGATTTCGGCATCGCCCATAACGACAAAGCAATCAAGCTTCTGAAGGATGACTCTACCGACCTGAGAATCACTGGCGAAAACGTCATTATCGGTACGGTCACCTACATGAGTCCTGAACAGACCATGGGGGCCGAAGCTTCTCCTTCTTCCGATTTATTCTCCGTAGGTATTATCGCCAGCGAAATGCTGCTTGGCGAAAACGTTTTCCGCGGAGCGAACTTCAGGGAAACCGCACAGCGAATCCAGCGACTTCGCGTGACAACCAAGGCTTTCCCCAAGGACAAGGTTCCGCCAGAACTTGCAAAATTCATCGTCAAGCTGTTAAGCAAGAAACCTAAGGACCGTCCCCTGACAGCCAATGACGCTGCTGAAAAGTTATCCTCCATGATGAAGGAACTGCCTAGGGATCTTTCTCCCTATATGGGCATGTGGCTTTCTGCAGTAAAGCATAGCGAAGATGGCAACATCAACGAAAACGACTACAGCACGCCCCCGCTGTACCAGGATAGCCAGGTACTTCCCCTCCTAAAGGGATTTGGCCTGGGCGCCCTGTTCGCAGCCATTGCCTACGCCATCGTCACTCACATCATGTAA
- a CDS encoding bifunctional diguanylate cyclase/phosphodiesterase, translating to MRLFDGKIALRLLLIVACVFFAGFLPEVIFLSVSPVFVAAYVVSIVIVLAVALAYRFPMIGSTKKMRTDVKIEEHATGAFHVRDLQKDLLEKDELFKMMVDVSSSGFWTFDVVTGKVYWSQKAAKLLLADTFTVGDSFDILHDRIVETDWDNFKKVMNIALETGESFSLKVSVLNTDSVEQFLQISGNIQKNEDGRPIRIIGAINEYSDRIATEKQNYFYAYQDALTGVYNRKFFLEKLKIDVDIAHQRPDYIFAVALLDIDSFGAINTSYSTDVGDRVLRIVSERIKAQCRNNDTIARIGPDVFAIVLHGIHDNNDDVLTVVRRIHNAVKMPMQMEGRSLYISSSMSVVLNHDVDCVEDILANATASLREIKKSVNHGGIQFYSGGIREKVMKLYKLEFEIRRAIQAQEFVLLYQPIVDISNGNRVAGFEALVRWNQAERGVISPAEFIPIAEETGLIIPMGALILRMACMQAKKWVDMGYKDIQVAVNFSAKQFALDNMVEDVKQVLQETEINPRNLKLEITEYTAMCEAEKTIEIMKALSGMGLQISIDDFGTGYSSLSYLKRYPIHTLKMDKSFIDHVADDEEDASFARMVVGIAKSMDLDLIAEGVETEEQLEFLRNEGCRLIQGFYFSRPLTPDDALEYMKEHYTPATVNA from the coding sequence ATGAGACTGTTTGACGGAAAAATTGCGTTAAGACTGCTGCTGATTGTTGCATGCGTCTTTTTCGCGGGCTTTTTGCCGGAGGTGATTTTCCTCTCGGTAAGTCCGGTTTTCGTTGCTGCCTACGTTGTTTCCATTGTCATTGTTCTTGCTGTCGCACTTGCTTATCGCTTCCCTATGATTGGAAGTACCAAGAAGATGCGTACAGATGTAAAGATCGAAGAACATGCTACAGGTGCATTCCATGTAAGAGACCTCCAGAAGGACTTGCTTGAAAAGGATGAACTTTTCAAGATGATGGTAGACGTTTCTTCCAGTGGTTTCTGGACATTTGACGTTGTTACGGGAAAGGTTTACTGGTCCCAGAAAGCAGCAAAGCTCTTGCTTGCGGATACCTTTACGGTGGGAGATTCCTTCGACATTCTCCATGACCGCATTGTGGAAACGGACTGGGATAACTTCAAGAAGGTGATGAATATCGCTCTTGAAACTGGGGAAAGTTTCTCTCTTAAGGTGTCTGTCCTGAACACGGACTCCGTGGAACAGTTCCTCCAGATTTCTGGCAATATCCAGAAGAACGAGGACGGTCGTCCTATCCGCATTATTGGTGCGATCAATGAATATTCCGATCGTATTGCTACTGAAAAGCAGAACTATTTCTACGCTTACCAGGATGCCTTGACGGGTGTATATAACCGTAAGTTTTTCCTGGAAAAACTGAAGATTGACGTGGATATTGCCCATCAGCGTCCCGACTATATTTTTGCTGTTGCCTTGCTGGATATTGATAGCTTTGGCGCAATTAATACTTCCTATTCTACCGATGTGGGTGATCGCGTTCTTCGCATCGTGTCTGAACGAATCAAGGCGCAGTGCCGAAACAATGATACCATCGCCCGTATTGGTCCTGATGTCTTCGCCATTGTGCTTCATGGTATTCATGATAATAATGATGACGTCCTGACGGTGGTCCGCAGAATTCATAACGCCGTGAAAATGCCCATGCAAATGGAGGGCCGTTCCCTCTATATCAGTTCCTCCATGTCTGTGGTCCTGAATCACGACGTGGACTGCGTGGAAGACATCCTTGCCAATGCTACGGCAAGTCTTCGCGAAATCAAGAAGAGCGTGAACCATGGTGGAATCCAGTTCTACAGTGGTGGCATTCGTGAAAAGGTGATGAAGCTTTATAAACTGGAATTCGAAATTCGCAGGGCAATACAGGCCCAGGAATTCGTATTGCTGTACCAGCCTATTGTGGATATTTCCAATGGAAATCGTGTTGCTGGTTTTGAAGCTCTGGTTCGCTGGAATCAGGCTGAACGTGGTGTGATTTCTCCGGCAGAATTTATCCCTATTGCAGAAGAGACTGGCTTGATTATTCCTATGGGTGCCTTGATCCTCCGTATGGCTTGCATGCAGGCTAAGAAGTGGGTGGACATGGGCTACAAGGATATTCAGGTGGCCGTAAACTTCTCTGCCAAACAGTTTGCTCTGGACAACATGGTGGAAGATGTAAAGCAGGTCCTCCAGGAAACTGAAATTAATCCCCGTAATTTGAAATTGGAAATTACGGAATACACCGCCATGTGCGAAGCGGAAAAGACCATTGAAATCATGAAGGCTCTTTCCGGTATGGGACTCCAGATTTCCATTGACGACTTCGGTACGGGTTACAGTAGCCTTTCTTACCTGAAGCGTTATCCGATTCATACCTTGAAGATGGATAAGTCCTTCATCGATCATGTGGCGGATGACGAAGAAGATGCTTCCTTCGCACGCATGGTGGTGGGTATCGCTAAGAGTATGGACCTGGACCTTATTGCGGAAGGCGTTGAAACGGAAGAACAGCTTGAATTTTTAAGAAACGAAGGCTGCCGCCTGATTCAAGGTTTCTACTTCAGCAGGCCCTTGACGCCCGACGACGCTCTGGAGTATATGAAGGAACATTATACTCCCGCTACAGTAAATGCTTAA
- a CDS encoding amidohydrolase yields MAKTILKSVLHQGNLCDILISNKRFAKIGGLTPKDFEKAKVVDCSGLAILPPFYNGHCHAAMTLLRGYADDMPLQEWLQNHIWPFEGKMKPKDIEIGSRLAVLEMIKSGTVFFADMYWHREQTMKVVKEMGIRATIGVTFAEGLVSEEAIDANFKFVQDHRFESDRVKLAVMPHSPYMVGEKLFKRCVKVARQEEMILHTHLAETKKEVLDCKKANGCTPVELMDRYGVLGGDFVAAHCVHLSKSDMELMADSSSAIILNPCSNLKLNSGIPKIPQLLDAGILLGIGTDGASSNNNLDMHEDMKFAALLAKASGRADTLPADEVLKMASFNTAVAYGVEGGLVKEGFLADAILVDLKNERLNPCHNLVSNWVYGADSSAIHSVICNGEFVMENRHVDGEEDIVREAELCAKRLA; encoded by the coding sequence GTGGCTAAAACCATCTTGAAATCCGTACTCCATCAGGGCAATCTTTGCGATATCCTTATTTCTAACAAACGATTTGCCAAAATAGGTGGGCTCACACCTAAGGATTTCGAAAAGGCGAAGGTGGTGGATTGCTCTGGCCTTGCCATTCTTCCGCCTTTCTATAATGGACATTGCCATGCTGCTATGACTCTTTTGAGAGGATATGCCGATGACATGCCTCTTCAGGAATGGCTTCAGAATCACATTTGGCCTTTTGAAGGCAAGATGAAACCCAAGGACATCGAGATTGGGAGCCGCTTGGCCGTTTTAGAAATGATCAAGTCCGGAACGGTCTTTTTTGCGGATATGTACTGGCATCGCGAACAGACCATGAAGGTGGTGAAGGAGATGGGCATCAGGGCTACTATCGGGGTGACATTTGCGGAGGGCCTTGTTTCCGAAGAGGCGATTGATGCTAATTTCAAATTTGTTCAGGATCATCGATTTGAATCTGATCGTGTCAAACTGGCTGTGATGCCCCATTCGCCTTACATGGTTGGGGAAAAACTTTTTAAGCGCTGTGTGAAGGTTGCCCGTCAGGAAGAAATGATTCTCCATACCCATCTGGCGGAAACGAAGAAGGAAGTCTTGGACTGTAAGAAGGCAAACGGATGCACTCCCGTGGAACTGATGGACCGCTATGGTGTTCTTGGTGGGGATTTTGTGGCTGCTCACTGCGTGCATCTTTCCAAGTCCGACATGGAACTGATGGCTGACTCCAGTTCCGCCATTATCCTGAATCCCTGCTCTAATCTTAAATTGAATAGCGGCATTCCCAAGATCCCGCAGCTACTGGATGCGGGTATCCTGCTGGGCATTGGAACTGATGGCGCTTCCTCCAATAACAATCTGGACATGCATGAGGATATGAAGTTTGCGGCCCTATTGGCGAAGGCTTCCGGCCGTGCGGATACGCTGCCTGCGGATGAAGTTCTGAAGATGGCATCCTTCAATACTGCAGTTGCCTATGGAGTAGAAGGCGGCCTTGTGAAGGAAGGTTTCCTTGCGGATGCTATCCTGGTGGACTTGAAAAACGAACGCCTGAATCCCTGCCACAACCTGGTCAGCAACTGGGTCTATGGGGCTGATTCCAGTGCGATTCATTCCGTGATTTGTAATGGTGAATTCGTGATGGAAAATCGCCATGTAGATGGTGAGGAAGATATCGTTCGTGAAGCGGAACTTTGCGCGAAGCGCCTAGCGTAA
- a CDS encoding peptidylprolyl isomerase, protein MLTWINEKAKWIVVIFAAGIAVGLLAMDRVPKTAQSHPVGVVNDESIPYGEFETQVKRVTSQAQAQEQRLEDEQYSQIRNSVFNEFVRKTVLEKLYAGAGIQASDPEVVNEFVRNPNAVASYMSQEVNARISMMQQQATSQEDFMQRYQAYVASLPSFLTDSNFNQEAYEAWVKPNAGKWPSLRELEEQFVQNTIPMRQLQIFVGAGAHSTSLEAKWAANRRLTDYELQVAVASSADFSADEKTVDEAAVAAYYNAHADSFYVKKDVAKFVYAMLPIKPTDGDIAQILDYAKTNIYDVLVDTNSSTTFEEMARISSEDPGTAKNDGKLDQPAGLGLYVPEFEQAALALDSGAISAPIATQYGFHIIKCYSKSTDSTGKTLADVGHILLRINASSQTIDSLKSVLNGVKQDVDAGKSFEEAAAARNLQVATSNWISRGENIAGVGFLKGLSSYAWPNEILPEEPSKVSPIMENANFAVVAMKVADLEAGARSQDYYAESIKNVLLQQASAKAAAAYLTSVAAQVKAAKFDSTDVAIEKVKLDKKNASVEGYVPGFGYGSVVIAKALKNAKEGEWSDVITTENGAVMLKVVAKKAPAEDAVAAEIASQQNTRNMNQSMMFNDFTSNLVNSAKVVNNMDLFYKD, encoded by the coding sequence ATGTTAACGTGGATTAATGAAAAAGCCAAGTGGATTGTTGTAATCTTCGCTGCAGGTATTGCAGTTGGCCTTCTGGCCATGGACCGTGTGCCCAAGACCGCACAGAGCCATCCGGTAGGCGTGGTCAACGACGAATCCATCCCTTATGGCGAATTTGAAACTCAGGTCAAGAGAGTCACTTCCCAGGCTCAGGCTCAGGAACAGCGTCTTGAAGACGAACAGTACTCTCAGATCCGCAACAGCGTTTTCAATGAATTCGTCCGCAAGACCGTTCTTGAAAAGCTCTATGCAGGTGCTGGTATCCAGGCTTCCGATCCTGAAGTGGTGAACGAATTCGTTCGCAACCCCAACGCTGTGGCAAGCTACATGTCCCAGGAAGTCAATGCTCGTATCAGCATGATGCAGCAGCAGGCTACTTCCCAGGAAGACTTCATGCAGCGCTACCAGGCTTACGTTGCCTCTCTTCCCAGCTTCCTTACTGACTCCAACTTCAACCAGGAAGCATACGAAGCTTGGGTGAAGCCCAATGCTGGCAAGTGGCCTTCTCTCCGCGAACTTGAAGAACAGTTCGTTCAGAATACCATTCCTATGCGTCAGCTCCAGATTTTCGTTGGTGCAGGCGCTCACTCCACCAGCCTGGAAGCCAAGTGGGCTGCAAACCGTCGTCTGACGGACTACGAACTGCAGGTGGCGGTCGCCTCTTCCGCAGACTTCTCCGCTGACGAAAAGACCGTTGACGAAGCTGCTGTCGCTGCTTACTACAACGCTCACGCAGACAGCTTCTATGTAAAGAAGGATGTGGCTAAGTTCGTTTATGCAATGCTCCCCATCAAGCCCACCGATGGTGACATCGCTCAGATCCTTGATTATGCCAAGACCAATATCTACGACGTTCTCGTTGACACCAACAGCTCTACCACCTTCGAAGAAATGGCTCGCATCTCTTCCGAAGATCCGGGTACTGCTAAGAATGATGGCAAACTGGATCAGCCCGCCGGTCTCGGTCTCTACGTTCCTGAATTTGAACAGGCTGCTCTCGCTCTGGATTCCGGTGCAATTTCCGCTCCCATTGCAACTCAGTATGGCTTCCACATCATCAAGTGCTACAGCAAGTCCACTGACTCCACTGGCAAGACTCTTGCTGACGTGGGTCACATTCTCCTCCGCATCAACGCTTCCTCTCAGACCATCGATAGCCTGAAGAGCGTTCTTAACGGTGTGAAGCAGGATGTAGACGCTGGTAAGTCCTTCGAAGAAGCTGCTGCAGCTCGTAACCTCCAGGTTGCTACTTCCAACTGGATTTCCCGCGGCGAAAACATTGCCGGTGTTGGTTTCCTGAAGGGCCTCAGCTCCTATGCATGGCCCAACGAAATCCTCCCGGAAGAACCCAGCAAGGTTTCCCCGATTATGGAAAACGCAAACTTCGCAGTTGTCGCTATGAAGGTTGCTGACCTGGAAGCTGGCGCTCGTAGCCAGGACTACTATGCAGAAAGCATCAAGAACGTTCTTCTCCAGCAGGCTTCCGCTAAGGCTGCCGCTGCTTATCTGACTTCCGTTGCTGCCCAGGTGAAGGCTGCTAAGTTCGACTCCACTGACGTTGCAATCGAAAAGGTCAAGCTGGACAAGAAGAACGCTTCTGTTGAAGGCTATGTTCCTGGTTTCGGCTACGGCAGTGTTGTGATTGCCAAGGCTCTCAAGAATGCCAAGGAAGGTGAATGGTCCGATGTGATCACCACCGAAAATGGTGCTGTGATGCTGAAGGTCGTTGCTAAGAAGGCTCCTGCAGAAGATGCAGTCGCTGCGGAAATCGCTTCTCAGCAGAACACCCGTAACATGAACCAGTCTATGATGTTCAATGACTTCACCTCTAACCTGGTGAACTCTGCCAAGGTTGTGAACAACATGGATCTGTTCTATAAGGACTAA
- the nadB gene encoding L-aspartate oxidase codes for MYDILVLGAGISGLSAALHAAEKGLSVVILTKGAKPDGSSNYAQGGIATVTEKTDKFKFHIDDTLEAGAGLCKKEPVNILTKSGPDTIKQLVKWGVQFTPNPANHAEFDLHLEGGHSHHRILHAADLTGKEIMRALLCTLHQQKKIDYLENCYIKDLICQGEGKNKRCVGAKIIHQKTGIVENIYAKATILSTGGAGRIWQYTVCPPDSCGDGMAIAARAGAALQDIEFMQFHPTSLYAPSLKKPFLISEAVRGFGGILKNYKGEEFMNQVHPLHSLAPRDIVARAIHKEMQRLGQTNMFIDLTGHTPKDIKSHFPNIYAKCKEVGVDMTKEWIPVVPAAHYMCGGVLVDTWSRTEIKGLYACGEVAATGVHGANRLASNSLLESVVYALRAVDNIAESGLLKDKISTSHSKKQEKVSYTKSAYWRKRRKVLQDMMWTYCSIVRTVAGLNQGLKVIAGLEADVQTAIKNKETENFYFLEFLNALQVSKMILIAALRRKESRGLHYILDYPNPDPKSKHQSIYLGEDE; via the coding sequence ATGTACGATATTTTGGTCCTGGGAGCAGGCATTTCCGGTTTGAGCGCAGCCCTCCACGCAGCAGAAAAGGGTCTGTCAGTGGTCATCCTTACAAAGGGAGCAAAACCGGATGGTTCATCCAACTACGCTCAGGGCGGTATCGCAACTGTCACCGAAAAGACAGACAAATTCAAGTTCCATATCGACGACACCCTGGAAGCAGGTGCAGGCCTATGCAAGAAGGAACCGGTAAACATTCTCACCAAGAGTGGTCCCGATACCATTAAGCAGCTCGTCAAGTGGGGCGTCCAGTTTACCCCCAATCCCGCAAACCACGCAGAATTCGACCTTCACCTGGAAGGTGGTCACAGCCATCACCGAATTCTCCATGCAGCAGACCTTACTGGCAAGGAAATCATGCGCGCCCTGCTGTGCACACTCCACCAGCAAAAGAAAATTGACTACCTGGAAAACTGCTACATCAAGGATCTGATTTGCCAGGGCGAAGGCAAGAACAAGCGTTGTGTCGGTGCAAAGATTATTCACCAGAAGACTGGCATCGTAGAAAACATTTACGCCAAGGCGACCATCCTTTCTACAGGTGGCGCAGGCCGAATTTGGCAGTACACCGTCTGTCCGCCGGATAGCTGTGGCGACGGCATGGCAATTGCAGCACGCGCAGGTGCCGCTCTGCAGGACATTGAATTCATGCAATTCCACCCCACTAGTTTGTATGCACCCAGTCTCAAGAAGCCCTTCCTCATTTCCGAAGCGGTCCGTGGCTTTGGCGGCATCCTGAAAAACTACAAGGGCGAAGAATTCATGAACCAGGTCCATCCCCTGCATTCTCTCGCACCTCGTGATATTGTCGCTCGTGCCATCCACAAGGAAATGCAGCGCCTGGGTCAGACCAACATGTTTATTGACTTGACGGGTCACACCCCCAAGGACATCAAGAGCCACTTCCCCAACATTTACGCAAAGTGCAAGGAAGTTGGCGTGGATATGACCAAGGAATGGATTCCCGTGGTTCCCGCAGCCCACTACATGTGTGGCGGCGTCCTGGTAGATACCTGGTCCCGCACCGAAATCAAGGGCCTGTACGCATGTGGCGAAGTCGCTGCAACCGGCGTCCACGGCGCAAACCGTCTGGCCTCCAACTCCCTTCTGGAAAGTGTCGTCTACGCCCTCCGTGCCGTAGATAACATTGCTGAATCCGGCCTTCTGAAAGACAAGATCAGCACCTCCCATTCCAAGAAGCAGGAAAAGGTTTCCTACACCAAGTCCGCCTACTGGCGCAAGCGCCGCAAGGTCCTGCAGGACATGATGTGGACCTATTGCAGTATCGTCCGTACGGTCGCGGGTCTCAACCAGGGCCTCAAGGTCATTGCCGGCCTGGAAGCTGACGTGCAGACCGCAATCAAGAATAAGGAAACAGAAAACTTCTACTTCCTGGAATTCCTGAACGCACTTCAGGTATCCAAGATGATCCTCATTGCAGCTCTTCGTCGTAAGGAATCTCGCGGTCTCCACTACATTTTGGACTATCCCAATCCCGATCCCAAGAGCAAGCACCAGAGCATCTATCTGGGGGAAGATGAGTAG
- the greA gene encoding transcription elongation factor GreA, translated as MKHLISKEGFEKFKAEWEQLKYVERPAMINQVQAAAAEGDRSENAAYTYGRMRVREIDRRLRELDRILDGAQVVESMASDDGSIRFGATIKLKDIKTKREKTYQIVGDKEIDPLQGKISMKSPVGEALMGKKQGEQVQVQAPRGTITYEIVEVSY; from the coding sequence ATGAAACACCTTATTTCAAAAGAAGGCTTCGAGAAGTTCAAGGCCGAGTGGGAACAGCTCAAGTATGTGGAGCGCCCCGCCATGATCAACCAGGTCCAGGCAGCCGCTGCCGAAGGGGACCGCAGTGAAAACGCCGCCTATACCTACGGCCGCATGAGAGTCCGTGAAATTGACCGCCGCCTCCGCGAGCTGGACCGCATTCTGGACGGTGCGCAAGTCGTGGAAAGCATGGCATCCGACGACGGTTCCATCCGCTTTGGCGCAACCATCAAGCTGAAAGACATCAAGACCAAGCGCGAAAAGACCTACCAGATTGTGGGTGACAAGGAAATCGACCCTCTCCAGGGCAAAATCAGCATGAAATCCCCCGTGGGAGAAGCCCTTATGGGCAAAAAACAGGGTGAACAGGTTCAAGTCCAGGCCCCCCGCGGCACCATCACCTACGAAATCGTGGAAGTGAGTTACTAG
- a CDS encoding TatD family hydrolase, with translation MFIDSHCHLDAYEEYSGEKLDDLFARLQAATDAARVDASYPIPDLSSQKSWSSSKSDAPDPNVRMPEAFIHVACDPKDLDRGVELIEKYNFVYGAFGIHPEYVSVTTPEDEARISGLLKHPKCVACGEIGLDYHYGADKKADQRKLFERQLTIGIESGKPLVFHLREADEDALAILRNADLHDCNIHVHCFTGTPEFVEELLALDANVFIGFTGIVTFKSAQNVRDAAMLVPYNQILLETDSPYMAPVPHRGKTCHSGFIPYTAQMLADIKKIPIEELYRQCRENTRKCYGV, from the coding sequence ATGTTTATCGATTCCCATTGCCATCTGGATGCCTACGAGGAATACTCTGGCGAAAAACTAGACGATTTGTTTGCACGCCTGCAGGCCGCAACGGATGCCGCCCGAGTGGACGCATCCTACCCTATCCCCGACCTAAGCAGCCAAAAGAGCTGGAGCAGTTCCAAGTCCGACGCACCGGACCCCAATGTGAGAATGCCGGAGGCATTTATCCATGTGGCCTGCGACCCCAAGGACCTGGACCGCGGTGTGGAACTGATCGAGAAATACAACTTCGTCTATGGAGCCTTTGGAATCCATCCCGAATACGTAAGCGTAACCACCCCGGAAGACGAAGCCCGAATTTCCGGACTTCTCAAGCACCCCAAGTGCGTGGCCTGCGGGGAAATTGGCCTGGATTACCACTACGGAGCCGACAAGAAGGCGGACCAGCGCAAACTTTTCGAGAGGCAGCTGACGATTGGTATCGAGTCAGGAAAGCCCCTAGTTTTCCACTTGAGAGAAGCAGATGAAGACGCTCTTGCGATTTTACGGAACGCCGATTTACACGACTGCAATATCCACGTACACTGCTTTACAGGCACTCCCGAATTTGTAGAAGAACTTCTGGCACTAGACGCCAACGTGTTCATCGGATTTACTGGCATCGTGACCTTCAAGAGCGCACAGAACGTTCGAGACGCCGCCATGCTGGTACCCTACAACCAGATCCTTCTGGAAACGGACTCCCCCTATATGGCCCCAGTTCCACACCGCGGGAAAACGTGCCATTCCGGATTTATACCCTATACCGCGCAAATGCTTGCGGATATTAAAAAGATTCCTATAGAAGAACTCTACAGGCAATGCAGGGAGAACACTAGGAAGTGTTACGGAGTATAA
- a CDS encoding GGDEF domain-containing protein, whose amino-acid sequence MSECLLETLPISRAEFQKLEIFKNVTFESLAGYLLGCKTVVAEAGELLIDPEHPQRRLIIILEGVLEAKVEAKGGNFSTHIEAGHCAGEMSIFDNIKPSANVYAKVRSRLLIIEPNMALAMINASHDLCLNFLHLLSQRLRNNTQVVCEEEYHIRCIEENAKVDALTGLHNRRWLEDMYTREINRSNAGNFKLSAFMMDIDHFKHVNDTYGHLAGDQVLISVAQTIVQCLRPSDMPVRYGGEEFTVFLPGTSTENAKVIAERLRASVERKEITLPSGEIIHATISVGFTERVENDTVSSIIQRADKALYHAKENGRNRVCLTLDGDDMFLF is encoded by the coding sequence ATGAGTGAGTGTCTGTTAGAAACCCTTCCTATTTCCAGAGCAGAATTCCAGAAGCTGGAAATTTTCAAGAATGTGACTTTTGAAAGCCTGGCAGGCTATCTGCTAGGTTGTAAGACGGTTGTTGCTGAAGCCGGTGAACTTCTGATTGACCCGGAACATCCACAACGCCGTCTCATTATTATTCTTGAAGGCGTCCTCGAAGCGAAAGTGGAAGCCAAAGGCGGAAACTTTTCCACTCACATTGAAGCAGGTCACTGCGCAGGTGAAATGTCCATCTTCGATAACATCAAGCCCAGCGCCAATGTATATGCAAAAGTGCGTAGCCGTCTTCTGATTATTGAACCGAATATGGCTCTTGCAATGATCAACGCTTCCCATGATCTATGTTTGAACTTCCTGCACTTGCTTAGCCAGCGCCTCCGCAACAACACCCAGGTTGTCTGCGAAGAAGAATACCATATTCGCTGCATTGAGGAAAACGCAAAAGTGGACGCCCTTACAGGCCTCCACAATCGTCGTTGGCTCGAAGATATGTACACTCGCGAAATCAATCGCAGTAACGCAGGTAATTTCAAGTTGTCCGCATTCATGATGGACATCGACCATTTCAAGCACGTAAACGATACCTACGGCCACCTTGCAGGGGACCAGGTGCTCATTTCCGTAGCACAGACAATCGTGCAGTGTCTAAGACCGTCCGATATGCCCGTCCGTTATGGCGGTGAAGAATTCACGGTGTTCTTACCGGGTACATCTACCGAAAACGCAAAGGTTATAGCCGAACGTCTGCGCGCCAGTGTGGAACGCAAGGAAATTACGCTCCCCTCCGGAGAAATTATCCATGCTACAATCAGCGTAGGCTTCACGGAACGTGTTGAAAACGATACCGTCAGCTCCATCATCCAGCGCGCAGACAAGGCTCTCTATCACGCCAAGGAAAACGGACGTAACCGCGTCTGTCTGACCCTTGACGGTGATGACATGTTCCTGTTCTAG
- a CDS encoding CvpA family protein translates to MNALDIAALVFILILTLLGIWHGFLRGIFRLMAWIAAIVGAYYANDYMSEFIMENLGFSQFSTTVVCIALGFLIPFLFLLLIGHLLKKAIADTSFGTIDRVLGGALGFIKSFLICFALFSILHIMPFGESLLATRDASVGYSVYKTCLEIMGFSSDPIDLVGVAEKKASEITQKAVEKATDKATEAAKDVKDAAKGAALDAAKKVADETTQAAKEAKDAVVEKATAITK, encoded by the coding sequence ATGAACGCTCTCGATATAGCAGCACTCGTCTTTATTCTGATTCTCACCTTACTTGGAATCTGGCACGGTTTCCTCCGCGGCATCTTCCGCCTGATGGCCTGGATTGCAGCAATTGTGGGAGCCTATTACGCAAACGACTACATGTCCGAATTTATCATGGAAAACCTTGGTTTCAGCCAATTCTCCACAACCGTCGTCTGCATTGCATTAGGCTTCCTGATTCCCTTCCTGTTCCTACTCCTGATCGGACACCTACTGAAGAAAGCCATTGCAGACACAAGCTTCGGTACTATAGATCGAGTTCTAGGTGGCGCTCTTGGATTTATCAAATCCTTCCTGATTTGCTTTGCCCTTTTTTCCATTCTCCACATCATGCCCTTTGGAGAATCTCTCCTGGCAACTCGCGATGCATCCGTAGGCTACAGCGTATACAAGACTTGTCTTGAAATCATGGGATTCTCTTCCGACCCCATCGACCTGGTTGGTGTCGCCGAAAAGAAGGCTTCCGAAATAACCCAGAAGGCTGTTGAAAAGGCAACCGATAAAGCAACCGAAGCCGCCAAGGATGTAAAGGATGCCGCAAAGGGCGCAGCCCTGGATGCGGCAAAGAAAGTTGCAGACGAAACAACCCAGGCCGCAAAAGAAGCAAAGGATGCTGTTGTCGAAAAGGCAACCGCAATTACAAAATAA